Below is a window of Brassica napus cultivar Da-Ae chromosome A5, Da-Ae, whole genome shotgun sequence DNA.
AAAAGATACTTGTGTTTGGACGCACCACTCTACATTCATATGCGCGCGATATCGAAGCATGAGGTCTCTGTTGTATGGTACAACAAATCGATTGTCTAATCTGATTCCATTTTTCTCAATGAACCTACCATCAATCCGACGCATGTAAGCTGGAAATCCATTTGCGTCATTCGATGTCCTGATGTTGAGAGGTTTCGGAAGCATCTTAGAACATTTACCGTTAACCATACATACATTATCTTTCTTTGCTGCACCGCAAGGACCATGCATCATACAATCCCCAACGATCACATACAGGTCTGGATCTACTGTCTTGTCTGGTATTTCAGCGGAAATAATCTTATCTATATCATCGGCTGTTGGAAATTTTGATCCTTTTTCCATGAAGACAAGAATATGAGCGTGTGGCATTCCTCTTTTTTGAAACTCAATCGTGTACATTactgacaaaataaaaaataaaatatttagaaaattttaacaaacaaaatacTATCTACATTAGTTGTTTTGATTAAACAATTAATATAAGTAACATGTAAAGGAGATTTACCTGCAGCAACAGGTCCAAATAAGGAGCTGTTCTTTTTAGTCAACTCGCCGATAAGATTATCGAGTTTCATCTTGAAAACTCTACACAATATTTCTGGCCTGTCTTCGGTGGTCAGGTTATATTTTTTCAGATACCTTGTAACTTCAGGCCATTTTGGATTGCACGTAAAAGTGATGAAAATATCGGGAAATCCATGGTATTTGCACAGAGCCATGGCATCATAGTAGTGCTGCTTCATATACCTTTTTCCCCCGGTGAAAGTTGCAGGAATGAAAATTTGACTCCCTTGTTCCGCCATCTTAGCTCCAGCTCTTGTAGCTGCTTTCTGGATTACAGCGTAACTACTTGACCGGAGCTTTTTCTGATTCAGCCACAAGTAACGGTCTACTCGATTCTATCATTGTGTAAGCGTCCACAAGGAACTAATGAACAATCTGCCTGATCTTGTAATTGTAGGTGCTTCCCACCTCCTCTCTAAAATCCGAAATGCAAAGTACTCACGCATAGTTACATTCTTGCGTTTTCTCGCAGTGCTGTCTTCAAAACCAATAGGAATATTTAATCGAAAGCCATCCTCTCCATATGGAAACAATAGTGGATATTGCAGAGGCAAATACGCCGGATGTAATTCACTTATCCTTTGCAACATTCCACTTGTACTCTCTAGAACAATATCTCGTGTCtccaaatttaaaacaaaatctccAGGTATCAAAGCAGCCACTTCATTTGCAGTCGGCAGATTATGGGTCCGTCCATCAGATTGTCGACTTTCAATCAATCTCATCCTATAACCTGTTGATCCTTCCACGTCGAATCTGTCTCTTGCAGACCTAAAAGCCTTGACATGAGGGTTACACTGATCTAACATATTcttcagaagaagaacaagTGGTTCTCTTAGTTTCTTAGCAGCAGCTCTGTCAGACCtgcaaagttttaaaatttttttaatataagttaaCAAAACGTCGACTATACTACAAAGCGAACAATATAATCATAGTAACTTCATATAATGAAGTAAATTACCCGGCATAAGCGTCAAGTCTATTTTTGATCTCATTTAAAGTGTCAATGATATAGAGCTGGGAAAATTTTGGAGCTTGTCCAGGCTCGGGAACTTTATCACCAATACGATGATAGTTCTCACCGGACATTCGGAAAACAAATGGTCCACGACCATTGTTAATAGAATGATCTATCTTCCCCCCAAGAGATGTGAAAGAGAACATCATATTGTAAGCTCGTATGAACTCTCGATAATGTTTGCTTAACTCGTCTCCTTTGCATAACAAAGTCATTAACTCCATTGGAGGATTCGCGAGACGAGGAAGTACAACTTTACCACGTTTACAACACATTGTGAAGACAGGATTGGCACTAAGCCGGCGTTTTCCAATTCTTTCACCATACCACATATATGCTTGACAAAACTTACAATTCCAACCTGGATCTCCGTCGTCGTAGTAACCTGTGTTTCGTCAAAtatcttctttaaaaaaaaaaactaatatcgTGGTTATATATTTGTAAGAAACATTGTAGTAATTTTCAGGTCATCACCGTTTTTTTGTATCCCAATGACAATAGGCGAAGTAACTGTATTATTAGTTTGTTGTGGTGATGTGTTTAACAAAGTCTCTCCAGCTGGATAGGTAGTGTAAGTCTGATTCTCCTCATCTTCattatcattttcattttcagaCTCACTTTCCATTGCATATCGATTATTGTAAGCTGAGTGAAAAAGTGTACTACAAAGTCAAAATATATGATCCATGAATATAACTTTTTGTATATGTATAGATGGAATAGACATTTTACCTTCAGGATGATCCTCGACGATGAACCTTGGTAGAGGAATGAATTCATTGGTTTTGGTTTGTTGGAATGGACTTTGAGTAGctgaaaaagatttatttaaacatataaacaaaGGTCTAGCGCAAATAAATTCATGAAATAggtataatattaaatttttacctTTCAGTATACATCATATTAGTACtacaaatatctaaaaaattacCTTCACGAGGTGCATCTGCTACAGACACTGCTGGACCAGTCGGATTTGTTTGTCGTGTCATGTTGGGACCTTGTCTTGCTGTTGAAATTTGTTTAAGTTTAGTCACACTTTTGAAATAGTAGCATAGAACTTATAATAacgaaaaacattatttaaaactCGTTGTTACCTTCCTTATGTCTTGTCTTTGAATTCACCGATGGAGGTGATCCAATTGTCTTTCGTTTCCTCAAGGAAATGCTGGTACTCCGGGATATAGTTTCTTGATAACCAATTGTACCTTAAggaatgatattttttaattatacgaAACTTGTGctaaactataaatttattactattttattaacTATTTGTATACGATCATACTATATAAGcactacttatataatatgCAGTAATTAGTAAACAATGCTATTACTCGATGGGTGCATGTTGATTCCAGAAACACTCAAATTTGCAAGAGTAGGTGAACTTTCCGTTGAATTATAGGGACCTACAGACATAAGTAGAATTCACAGAGAAATAAGTAAGCTAATTTTCACAAAGGGTTCCATCATTACTCATTCTTTAAAAAGTCTTCTAACTCTTGCTTTGAACAGAAACTTATACCTAGAGGTGGTACAACTGATGCCTTGGTTGGCTTGAAAATCCTTGTAACTGTGCAATGTAATGAAAAAGAATTTTCagaaatgtttttaatcaatacAGTAATAAGAATAGACGTGGGGATAATGAAAGCGTTAGGAGACTAACCTCTATTTGAGGTAGTAAGCCCTATTGTTCTTTTGTTATTCAGTATTTCCTTTCGCGTAGCTCTAGCTTGATGTGTTAGTCCATctttaaaactttgaaaaacACAACTTAATGGGACAGTATGTGTCGATGTATTTTCAACGTTTTTTGACGAATTAGACTCTGGTGGAATTGGAATAATGGGTCGAAATACTTGATTCGTAACATTCTGAAAGGGCGTCCTAAAAGGATTTATACTGGGCAGAGGTGAAACGTTTGTGATAGATGAGTTTTGTGTTATATTCCCCATTGGAGAATTCTCTTTGTCATTGGTACCTGCGTCAACAAAATAAGTCTGTGAATAAaccacagaagaaaaaaaaacagtgtatGTTCTACAAAAATGTTAGTGATAACGTATCATTCTTTGTATTCAGTAGTaggaaaattcaatatttataaatgtttttatttattttatgtagaACATacactgttttttttcttcttttgtggtTTATTCCCCGTGTCTGTAGACAGTGGATTACTTCTCTTCATGCTTCCCACTCAAAATCGAATGCTTGTGTTTTCAGTAACACCAAAACACTACGTATAGATTGAATCGTATGCAATTAGAATAAAGGCTTGaataaacttatataatttgaaagaaagtCGAAGATATAGAGTTCAGAAGCCGACCTCGTCAgcaaaatataattgaaattgATACATGACCATTAGGTTATATCATCTTCAAAATATACGTATAATCCTTTGTTGCCAAATAAAGTTACCTTATCAAATTCTTACCATGTATGTATTCCTTGCGCAAGTGAATATGATATTTATTGGTAAACACTTTATGACGatataattcaatatattaccttcttttactttattcgttaattaattatgattttttggaactttaacatatatatataacaacctTATGTTTCCAATTTAGATATATAGTTCTATACTATCTTCTAGTGATAAGTTTAaacatttaaagttttaaacaatAATTTTGCTGTAATGTGGACAAATAAATAGATTAAAGGAGTTGTTATATATAACGAACCAAATAACACctcataattaattttcataactataaaacccaaaagagaGACAACAGAAAACATTATGAAATTtgatgaaaagaaaaacaaattaattctTAAACTCTTGCACTTTCATGAGCATATTGGACTTCAACTTTGTTCCTTAAGAAAGGATTAACATCAGTCCTCTTCCAACTCATAATcattaaaaatcacaaaatgcgactgcaaaaaaacaaaaaaaatcgttAGAACTTATACTGGTCACAATTAATTTTGAGTTATCACTATTATGATTGTTACATGTGGATCAAAGTGTTGAATTATTTCTGCATCATCAATCACTAAATCAACAACATATGCTGTATTCTGTTCTTGTTGACCATTACTTCCGATAGTGATCTTAAATAGAAGTTTTCTCCCAATCAAATCAGTTAGAGATTGAGGTAGAAAATATGGATTTTCCTGTAAAACAAATACACATCTTccaaagaatatatataaatgcaATTTCCTTAATTCCCCTAAACTTAAAAACGAAGAAAATACCTGACTAGCCTCTTGGACTAACTCAAACGCAGGTCTCCTAATGAGCCTCTCCGCAATATTGTTGAAAagcaaaaacttgatttttccCTTTGAGTCATCAGAGACACGTACAACCAAGTAGTAACTAAAAAATACACTATTTAAATTAGTATACAAACATATAATACTGATATATTACAAAGGCAGCAAGATAAATCTTTATAAACGGCCATACCAGTGAATAGCATGTTCAAAATCCTTGTTGCATGTTTTGCAGTTGTATATAGGGTTATGTTGAAGATGTTGCACGTTTCCCTTAAAACCATCTCCTTGTCTGGCCatttttcttttgcaaaaaTTGCAGGCAGTGTAATACCATAGTTTATCCAAATCAATGGCCTCAATTTTAGCAACAACCATATAAGTTCCAGCCTAATTTGAAGCATTTAAATGACAATAAATTTGTAGATTAATCATATTTGTCTTcctcttttagaaaaaaaaaacgcttGGGTAAATGATAATTCCCAAAATATTTACCGTTGTTGCTTCAATATTTTCAGAAATTATTCTCTTCATGGTTAACATTGCTTCAAGAATACTGTGTTTTGACAAAGACCTATATAAAAACTACATGATCGATTTGAATAACATACTAACAACATAATAACAGAGAAGATAGAGAGTGGAGATTGTAACCTCTTTGTACTCAATATGATATAGAATGTTGAGTAAAgcttagttttatttattggaGCATATGAAAAACCTAGCGTCAAAtcagaaaatccaaccacttAAATATCAAGGATTTTATTATTCTTGTTTGAGCAACAAAATATTCTTATTCGTATGAATAAGGACATGAGTAGTGGTCAAGTAAACTTCTAacttttattatcttttattaATGAAGAAATCTTGGATGAACTTATTCAAATGATTTAATGCATTTCCTAAACTATCACATATCGGATCTATTATTACCATAAGTTTAAGTGGTCTATTGTTTGAGAAACTATTCTATTCAAATACATACTAATAAGGAAATGAAAGTTGGTCAAGTTATAGTTTtacttttataagtttttattgaGAAAGCATAAGAATCCAGTCTCAATATGTCAAATTGTCACTTCGATTGGTAATATCAATAAGCATGCAAATAAAGCAACGACCAACTTTTCTGAGTACGTGACAACTCTTCATGAATCACAGCCTTTTTACAATGCATGTGTCGTCTCTTGTCCTTTCTAGCACATACTTCCAGCACTTACACAGCCTTTTCATCATGTACAATCACATCATTTTCCCACCACCATCTTTATAAGTATCGTCCTACAACATCGAACATTACCTATCCGCATTCTCAGCATCGACTGAGAGTAGAAACAACCCAACAAACTTAAAATATCAAGCAAAATACAGACACTTAAGTGAATATGGGAGAAGAAAAATCGGTGAACAGTTATGACATTGTTTACATCGGTGATTCCTCTAATTCAAACGACGACCACTCCAACTCCGATCCCACCAT
It encodes the following:
- the LOC106369398 gene encoding uncharacterized protein LOC106369398, with the protein product MTRQTNPTGPAVSVADAPREATQSPFQQTKTNEFIPLPRFIVEDHPEAYNNRYAMESESENENDNEDEENQTYTTYPAGETLLNTSPQQTNNTVTSPIVIGIQKNGYYDDGDPGWNCKFCQAYMWYGERIGKRRLSANPVFTMCCKRGKVVLPRLANPPMELMTLLCKGDELSKHYREFIRAYNMMFSFTSLGGKIDHSINNGRGPFVFRMSGENYHRIGDKVPEPGQAPKFSQLYIIDTLNEIKNRLDAYAGSDRAAAKKLREPLVLLLKNMLDQCNPHVKAFRSARDRFDVEGSTGYRMRLIESRQSDGRTHNLPTANEVAALIPGDFVLNLETRDIVLESTSGMLQRISELHPAYLPLQYPLLFPYGEDGFRLNIPIGFEDSTARKRKNNRVDRYLWLNQKKLRSSSYAVIQKAATRAGAKMAEQGSQIFIPATFTGGKRYMKQHYYDAMALCKYHGFPDIFITFTCNPKWPEVTRYLKKYNLTTEDRPEILCRVFKMKLDNLIGELTKKNSSLFGPVAAVMYTIEFQKRGMPHAHILVFMEKGSKFPTADDIDKIISAEIPDKTVDPDLYVIVGDCMMHGPCGAAKKDNVCMVNGKCSKMLPKPLNIRTSNDANGFPAYMRRIDGRFIEKNGIRLDNRFVVPYNRDLMLRYRAHMNVEWYERMGTTETRLCDREDCAYSAIRGPTSYEDIRTVDGVLYPTYEDACYALGLMDDDKEFIEAIKDASDCSSGTLMLCGKLLGTILPTIFFTRSGEKLDDLVSFV